AATGCTCGGCGGCATAGGCGTTGGCCGCATCCACCGACTGATCGAGATTGTCGGTGAGAATGATGCCCGACTGACGACCGGTGAGCGCAGTGGAGACACGTTCGTGCGACATGGTGCGCGGCACGCGGTAATCAAGGCTTTCCTGCACCTTCTTGGCCAGCTCCTCGCTGTCGGTAAACAGTACGGATCCGGCGAGCTCGTCATGTTCGGCCTGGCTGATCAAATCCGCCGCCACCCAGCTCGGGTTTGCGGTCTTGTCCGCGATAATGGCGATTTCGCTGGGTCCCGCCACCGCGTCGATGCCGACGATGCCTGAAACCATGCCCTTGGCCGTAGCCACGAAGATGTTGCCCGGACCGGTGATCTTGTCGACCGGTTCGCAAAGCACTTCGCCGTCCTGCGGCTCGCTTCCGTTGGCGCCGTATGCGAACATGGCGATGGCCTGTGCCCCACCGACCGCGTAGACCTCATCGACGCCAAGAATGGCGCAGGTTGCGAGGATGGTCTTGTTGGGCAAACCGTTGTTATCAGCGTTCGGAGGTGTGGCGATGGCCAGCGACGAGACACCGGCGACCTGGGCCGGTACGGCGTTCATGATCACAGAAGTCGGATAGACCGCCTTGCCACCGGGCACATAGAGGCCGACACGCTCGACGGGAACCCAGCGTTCGGCAACGCGAGCGCCTTCGGCCAAGTCGGTGTAGAAGTCCTTCGGCACCTGCGAAGCGCAGACCTTGCGGATACGACGCACCGATTCCTCGATAGCGGCACGAACCTCCGGATCCAGCTCTTCGAGCGCACTCTGCATCGCCTCGACGGGCACGCGCAGATGATGCGGACGGATATGGTCGAACTTCTCCTCAAAATCGCGCAAGGCCGCAGCACCGCGGGCCTTTACGTCGTC
This genomic stretch from Bifidobacterium sp. ESL0690 harbors:
- the hisD gene encoding histidinol dehydrogenase codes for the protein MENNTMRIIDLRGKRLTRAQMLEAMPRAEMGTNEASSAVRPILDDVKARGAAALRDFEEKFDHIRPHHLRVPVEAMQSALEELDPEVRAAIEESVRRIRKVCASQVPKDFYTDLAEGARVAERWVPVERVGLYVPGGKAVYPTSVIMNAVPAQVAGVSSLAIATPPNADNNGLPNKTILATCAILGVDEVYAVGGAQAIAMFAYGANGSEPQDGEVLCEPVDKITGPGNIFVATAKGMVSGIVGIDAVAGPSEIAIIADKTANPSWVAADLISQAEHDELAGSVLFTDSEELAKKVQESLDYRVPRTMSHERVSTALTGRQSGIILTDNLDQSVDAANAYAAEHLEIQTENADEVVKRIKNAGAIFRGPYSPVPLGDYMSGSNHVLPTGGTARFACGLGVHTFMKPIEVIEYDEQGLKPLASLINAFAVSEDLPAHGECVLSRFIDDPYDKATIKEQERKAGLRK